GGCGAGCTGTATGCCCCCACGTCCAACCAGACCTCTCAGGTGTTCCCATCTCTGCCTGCTCAGCTGGGACGCCCAGGCCACGCCGAGAGGAACTGCTCCCCCAGCTTCGGCCTCGATCTTTCCAAAAAAAGCCCCACCTCCCAGTCTCAGCACACACCCTCTCAAACCCATATGGCAAACAGTCACAGCAATGAGGAGCGGGATGGAACTCTAAGTGGAGCCACTAGTCCCATTCAGGGGGCAAATGGGAGAGCTTTTATGTCCGAAAAGATGGAGTCTGTCGACCAGGCAGGTTCCCTCACCCCTCCACCTTTTCCCCACCTAAATCAGCCCTTAGCCCCCCACCTGCCTCATCTACATCGCTCAGCTTCCCAAGGGACAGACCGCTACCCATGCCCCGTCAGCCCTGACACCCCGACAGAAGGTGGAGAAGCAGGAAGAGAAATGGGAAACATCTACCGCTGGGTGAAACACGAGCCCCTGCCGTACGCTGGGGAAGATGAAGACGAggatgaggatgaagaggaagggGCTGAGAACGGGGACCAGCATCACAATCATCACAAGCCAGGGGAGGAGAGCGAAGGTGTGGACGACAAGAGTGGCTCTGGCACGGAGGAGACGGGCAGCAGCGAGGGCCGTCCGTCCCCTACCGGCCCCATCGGGAGATTCCACATGCCGTACGAGCCTGAAAGCTTCGGGGACAATTTGTACGTCTGCATCCCCTGCGATAAAGGCTTCCCGAGCTCAGAGCAGCTCAACGCACATGTGGAGACACATACAGAGGAGGAGCTGTACAGCTCTGTTGGGGAGATGgggaacaacaacaacaacagcggcACCAAAGGCATTGGCGGCAACACAAACGGCTACGGAAACCTCAACAGCGGCAATACTCCAAACAGCATGTCGCATCTGGAGACCAAATCTGACCAGGGCCTGAATTCGGGAACCATCGGGGAGATGATCAGACCTTACCGCTGTTCCAACTGCGATAAGTCTTACAAAGATCCGGCCACGTTGCGCCAACACGAGAAGACGCACTGGCTGACGCGGCCTTACCCCTGCAGCATCTGCGGCAAGAAATTCACACAGCGCGGCACCATGACGCGCCACATGCGCAGCCACCTGGGCCTCAAGCCTTTCGCCTGCGATTCATGTGGGATGCGCTTCACTCGCCAGTACCGCCTCACTGAGCACATGCGCATCCACTCTGGGGAAAAGCCCTACGAATGTCAGGTGTGCGGGGGGAAGTTTGCCCAGCAGCGCAACCTCATCAGCCACATGAAGATGCACAGCGGTGGGGGGACCGGAGGCGGCCTGACGGCAGACGGGAAGCTAAAGCTGGACTTTGCAGAGGGCATATACCCCCTGAGCAAGTACGCAGCGGAGCACCTGGGGCTGAAGCAGGAGAAGGCCAACGAGCTTCTCATTCAAGCGCAGCAGCAACTGGTGGCAGACGCAAAGGCCATCGAGTGCCTCTACCCGCTCACCAAGCTTGCGTCGGAGCATCTGGGCCTCACCCATGAAAAGATGGACATCATGGGCCaaccacttcctcctcctccccagCCAATCTCTGACAGCCGAACCATCGACCGCTACTCGCCCAGCTAAGACATTTGATATGTGAAGGTGGCAATCACAGACAGGTCTGCGCGCACTCACAGTTTGCAGTATTTGAAAGCCATTCACCTCAACTCCATATCTTCCTCTGCACCTCAGACTCAGGCCCGAGTGGAACTGGGTCTTGCTCATGCACACCGAACTGTTTAGACTGTAAGTGCCTTTCTATGCATCTAATGTATCTTTTTAAATCCTCCTTCATAAAGGAGCTCTACTTTCTGTGACCAAGGGACACTCGATGAAAGAACTTCAGTATTTATGTACAGTCTatgcaaacaaacatgttttttttcttaattccaACCATTGAGCCATAGTGACTAAGTCAAAACCAAaaggaaatttatttatttttgtatatgatgaaatccaaagaaaacatgttgcaGAGATACTTTGCAATCTGACCCTAAACCTGTGTACTATTCatgtatgaaaagaaaaagaaaaaagcacaaaaggaACAATAttcaggactttttttttttcaatattcagGACTTTTAAGGTCTAAACAACATCAAGAAAAAAGCAACTCACctggattttttattattattattattttctttttttgtacaatCTTGGGGTACGGGATACTTTGTGTGTCTTGATTCTTTGCTTGTCTCCCCCTTTTATGTGAAATAGCTGAAACGTAATGCATTTCTCtatgcctttttttccccactccCAAGCGAGGGGCGGGGCTCTGTGTGGATAAATGCTCATCCCTTATGTGACAGCAGCGGTGGCTTAATCGGCTTTACACCCGGCTTTCAACCACTCTTGAGCTAAAGCTTCCTCTGCAGTGTGACAAATGTTCCTTAGCTTTCAGCTGTTTTGGAGATGCACTGAGCAGAGCCCTGTGATCTCATGAGTGGGACATGATTGCACATACCCAGCTGATGACACACTAATCCCTGTTCACGCCGACTCGCGGGTGTTGGTTTGTGCTTTTGTAGAAACAGAGaggcagagaggcagagaggcGTACGCCGGGGCTGAATTGGTGACGAAGGAGTCTGTCATTGACTGACAgactttgtttctattttaataattgagtGATGGTCAACAGTGGTCAGAGGCCTTGTTGTGGACGCTTCCTTAGATTCCAGGGGCTGCATGATGGAGCACTGAGTAACACTAAACCTCTCCCTCCCTCACTATAttaatttgtttcttctgtAAGGAAGACTATTTGGTTTTAATAATGGGACTCTGTGCTATTTTTTACTCAGTCTAATAATTTCATGAGTGTTCTCATTAGCGATGCAAATCTTTCGATTCCAATTTTTTCATGGTCACGATTCAAttcagaagtgttttttttaaaaacggaAACCAGTTTTCTCCACTCAAACGCTCCGgaaattgtatttaaatgaTTTGCATGATAAgagaaacagatttatttaaagcaaTTCTTTAATATTCCATACTGCATCAAATCTAATCAGTTTACATTCACACTAAAATTCTGCAACATAAATTACCAGCATTAGGTTAGCTTAGCTGCGTggtttttctgaaataaaaaaaaaaaaagatcagagaATTATtctattaaatttaaatttaaaacgcattttaaaatcaatttttgagcattttgatTTAATCCAGAATTTCCAGGACTAGGAATTGTGACTCTTTATAGAatcatttccccccccccctgcaCCTCTAACTCTCATGCTGGCCGATGGCTTCTCATCCCTCTCATTTTTCGGCATTGCTGTGGCCCCTTGCCTTATAAGCACTCTACCAACTTAGAGGGACGATATTCCCCTTCGCACACAGCAGGCTGCTAATCTGTCAGCAACAGGATCAGAAGAAAGCAGCCTGTTGTGACTCTTCCCTGAACAAGCCGGTGGGGTGAACAAGCTCTCCCCCAGCTGCTGTCCTCCAGTAAATCCCTGTGAAATCCCACTTTCTCCTGGACAATTCGCACTTGCTCGCCGGCATGATGTCCCATTTCACGCCTGCCATCTCACTCCTCTGATCCACTGTAAAACGTTACATCCGAGCCCCAAGTGTCTCCTCTTGCCTCTCTgcctcctccccccccccccccccccccccccccccagccaGCCCCGCTCAAGCCAAAGTTTTGAGATAAAAACTTATTTCCTTACCGAGGAATTCTTCCAActtgaaaacacaaagagcacttaaaaaaaaaaaaaagttgtgttttgaaggcacttttcttttttctttgtctgcaaTTTTTTCCACCAAAGAATATGtcggccttttttttttttttctttctatttataGCTAGTTCTTGATTTAGattagggagaaaaaaataaataaaattgaccaCTATAGTGCCAACGCCAACCTCTGGAGGTGAATGTGAAGACTAAAGCCATAAATACACTGTGACAGAAGTAGTTATTCTGAAAgccttaaagtaaaaaaaaaaaaaaagtgcctcacttttgtgaatgttttttttttttttttttttcaaatgtaaaaataatttaagggCGTCTCTTCCAGTAGCATATGATCATATCGAGCATGCTTTATCTTGTGACGTTCTGTTCTTGTCTTCTTTTTGATTTGTGGCGCatgttaaaaaagaaaggaaaaaaaaaaacacaacaaaaagactGGTGCTTACCTCAGGACTGAACCCAGCTAAGATTTTGTAAACCTTAGCCCAAAAATATCGGCCTCACCACCCCCATGACAAATACACCTATTTCTTTACTAATGGGGAAGCAGTCCCTGTTTTTAAACCTGTGGTTTTTCTTCGTGT
Above is a window of Xiphophorus hellerii strain 12219 chromosome 18, Xiphophorus_hellerii-4.1, whole genome shotgun sequence DNA encoding:
- the hic1 gene encoding hypermethylated in cancer 1 protein isoform X1, whose translation is MIIKGDLDRMAEDIGHAGGGLKTMLDAMEVPSHARDLLLQLNSQRTKGFLCDVIIVVQNALFRAHKNILAASSHYLKSLVVHDNLINLDHEMVSPAVFRVILDYIYTGRLSEGDPTSPTEPNLGAVLAAASYLQLLDLVALCKKKLRRIGKYPPRPGPAFLPYPKMVPSSMGLGGGGRYRVSTPVIQSCPPGGILNTPRAPSLDELVPHRITIHSGELYAPTSNQTSQVFPSLPAQLGRPGHAERNCSPSFGLDLSKKSPTSQSQHTPSQTHMANSHSNEERDGTLSGATSPIQGANGRAFMSEKMESVDQAGSLTPPPFPHLNQPLAPHLPHLHRSASQGTDRYPCPVSPDTPTEGGEAGREMGNIYRWVKHEPLPYAGEDEDEDEDEEEGAENGDQHHNHHKPGEESEGVDDKSGSGTEETGSSEGRPSPTGPIGRFHMPYEPESFGDNLYVCIPCDKGFPSSEQLNAHVETHTEEELYSSVGEMGNNNNNSGTKGIGGNTNGYGNLNSGNTPNSMSHLETKSDQGLNSGTIGEMIRPYRCSNCDKSYKDPATLRQHEKTHWLTRPYPCSICGKKFTQRGTMTRHMRSHLGLKPFACDSCGMRFTRQYRLTEHMRIHSGEKPYECQVCGGKFAQQRNLISHMKMHSGGGTGGGLTADGKLKLDFAEGIYPLSKYAAEHLGLKQEKANELLIQAQQQLVADAKAIECLYPLTKLASEHLGLTHEKMDIMGQPLPPPPQPISDSRTIDRYSPS
- the hic1 gene encoding hypermethylated in cancer 1 protein isoform X2, which translates into the protein MLDAMEVPSHARDLLLQLNSQRTKGFLCDVIIVVQNALFRAHKNILAASSHYLKSLVVHDNLINLDHEMVSPAVFRVILDYIYTGRLSEGDPTSPTEPNLGAVLAAASYLQLLDLVALCKKKLRRIGKYPPRPGPAFLPYPKMVPSSMGLGGGGRYRVSTPVIQSCPPGGILNTPRAPSLDELVPHRITIHSGELYAPTSNQTSQVFPSLPAQLGRPGHAERNCSPSFGLDLSKKSPTSQSQHTPSQTHMANSHSNEERDGTLSGATSPIQGANGRAFMSEKMESVDQAGSLTPPPFPHLNQPLAPHLPHLHRSASQGTDRYPCPVSPDTPTEGGEAGREMGNIYRWVKHEPLPYAGEDEDEDEDEEEGAENGDQHHNHHKPGEESEGVDDKSGSGTEETGSSEGRPSPTGPIGRFHMPYEPESFGDNLYVCIPCDKGFPSSEQLNAHVETHTEEELYSSVGEMGNNNNNSGTKGIGGNTNGYGNLNSGNTPNSMSHLETKSDQGLNSGTIGEMIRPYRCSNCDKSYKDPATLRQHEKTHWLTRPYPCSICGKKFTQRGTMTRHMRSHLGLKPFACDSCGMRFTRQYRLTEHMRIHSGEKPYECQVCGGKFAQQRNLISHMKMHSGGGTGGGLTADGKLKLDFAEGIYPLSKYAAEHLGLKQEKANELLIQAQQQLVADAKAIECLYPLTKLASEHLGLTHEKMDIMGQPLPPPPQPISDSRTIDRYSPS